The Balneolaceae bacterium sequence TTGAGCTCCTCGATGGCCTGGGCTGGATTCTGGTAGGCCTCCACCTGGTAGTCATTGAGCGCCAGGTGCTCCTGCATGTAGTTCAAGATATGCGGGTCGTCGTCAATGACGAAAATTTTCTCCTTCTTCATCCCTGCCATGCTTCCTGTTACGTTGATGAGGCGCCGGTGCAGCTGTTCGCCCGCAGCGGGCGAAACTTAACGCACTAATACGGACTATACGCATTTATTGCAAGCGCCCCAGTGTTTATACAGGAGAAAAAGGAGGGGAGAATGTTACAAATATACGTATAAACGCGTATCTAGAGGTCGCGTATCTCGCGGCTTATTTTGTCGGCTACGTCGCGTACCACGGAAGGATTTTTAACCAGGTACTCGCGATACTCGGGGCTGAGGGTGCGCTCGCCGGAAGATTCGTCGATGCCGGGCATGGAGGAGAGCACGCTTTCCAGGGAGTCCAGGTCTTTTTGCATGAGGCTGCTAACCTCCTGGTGGACCTCCTCGCGGTTATAGGCGCCCTGCTGGATATTGCGCTTGATCTTCTTCAGGGAGGAGAGGGAGTCGGCCTCCAATTTGGAGAGCACGTTGTGCGCGAATTCCACCTCGCCCTTGAACTCCGGGCCCGAGGCGGTGAAGGTGTCGGAGGAACCGCCGGTCTTTGAGGAGGGCCGGGCGGAATCGCTTCCGCTTTTGGAGATGGGCTGCTTGTCCTGGGTCTTGCGGATGCCCTTGTCGGGATAGCTGCCCTTGTTAACTTTGTTGATGTCCATAACTAGCCATGCGTTTTAAGATCGATGATCCTGCTCCGGTCGGCGGACACGGCGTCACGGTTGGCAAGATAGCGATCCCTGGCCTTGCCGTGGCGACCCGCCTCTTTCAAAGCATCCATACGGCTTTGCCGCAACATATGTAATTTTTTATTGAGATGCTTTTCGAGCGTTTCAAGCTGCTCGAAGAGGGAAGTGACCTCGTACGTCTCCTTATCGTCAAGATCGGGGGGAAACTTAAACGACTGCTCCAGTACGGCAATTTCCTCGGCCCGCTCGCGGTAGAGCCGTTCGACCAGATCCAGGTCAGGCTGCTCGCTGCGCAGCTCATTCAGCAGGTCCAGGCCCTTTTTATAGACGGAGTCGAGATGGGAGTAGAGGGTGCTCATAGCACGGAAAGTTGAACCCGGGTGTCCGGGCGATTGGAATTAGCCGCCGAGTCCCAGCTTGCTCTGGAAGTTGAGTACCTGGTTGTACTGGTACTGGCCCCTGGTGATGGCCTGGTTAAGGCGTGCGAACTCGTCGCGCAGTTGTTCCTCCTTGCGGATGAGGTAGTCGTCCTCAGCGGCGATGCGGTCGTCGAACCGGTCGATCTTCCGGTCGAAACTTTCCTCGATGCCCGAGAAGATGCTGTCGGTGCCCGTGATATAGGCCTCGATGGTCTGGTTGAGCACGGTGGCGATTCCGTCGGTGTCGGCCGAGAAAAGATCGCCCACCTGGGAGGGTTTGGTGGCCAGGGTGTCCTTGAGCTTCTCCATGTCGGCGATTTCCATGGTGCCGTCCTGCTGGAAGTCGATGCCGATGTCGCTCAGGCTGCTGATGTCGCTGCCGTTCAGGCTGTCAACAGGCAGCAGGGCCTCCTGGCGGAGGGAGAGGCTCAGGTTGCGGATGGCGCGTTCGTCCTGCAGTACGCCGCGGTCGCCCGTCTCCCCGTTCAGGAAGGTCTTGTTGCGGATGATGCTGTTGACCTCGTTGAACTTGGTGACGAACTCCTCCACCTTCTTGACGGCTGCCTCGGTGTCGCGGCTGACGTTGATCTCTTCTATGGCGGTGGTGGTCTGGTTCAGTTCGAAGGTGAGTCCGTTCACCACATCGTTGACCAGGTTGGAGGAGCGTTCGAAATCGATGTTGTCCACCGTAAACTTGGCGTTGAGTTCGTCGGTGGTATACTCGTTGGCCAGGTTGATGCCGGTGAGGTCGCCGGAGGCGTTGGCGATGGAGAGGCGGCTGGCCTCGCCCGTCTCAAGGCTCTTGAAGGAGAGGCGGGAGGTACCGTCGCCTATGGCGTAGACGGAAGCGTCTACCTGCTCGCCCGCCTGGGCCTCCACCTCGTCAGCCACCGCCTGGAGCACTTCATCGTTGGTAAGCCCGGTTGTATCGACGTTTATGGTGATGGGGCCGCCGGTGCCTACGGTCAGCTCGAAGGAGCCGCTGCCGCTGCCTGCGAGTTCGCTTCCGCCGTCGCTGAACGCATCGGAGGTGACCAGGTCCTGCTTGGCGAGCTGGCTTATCTCGATGTTATAGCTTCCGGGGTTGTCGATGCCACCGGCCGATACCACGCTGACGGCGTTGTCGTTGGAGCTGCTGCCCGTCAGCGGGGAAAAGGTGTCGCCGGTGGGGTCTGCGAAAGACTCCATCAGGGAGTTCAGCGAGGAGAGTTTGGAATCGATGTCCGACAGCGCCGTCTGCTTTTTGGTAACAGCGGACTTGTCCTGCTGGAGCTGTAGTTTTTTCTGCCCCTCCAGCTGCAGGAGCTGGCGGATGGTGCTCTCGTAGGGGTTGGTCTGGGAGGTCAGTGCGCTTGTGCTAATCATACCAGGAAACCGTTTCCGTTGGGGGTGTTCACCTGTTCCCTGTTCTTCACGACGCCTTCAACCCAGGCTTCGCGTACCGGCTCCAGGAGCTCGCGGATTTCCTCGAACTTCTGTTCGCGGGACATCCGCTGGCAGTATTCGTAGAGACCGTAGAGGTTGCCGGAGATCTCGTAGTCGAAATTCAGCGATTTGATCAGGGCGGCAAGCACCTGGTGGAGCCGCTCTTCGTCCTCCTTGTAGCAGGCCTGGATGGCGAAATCGTATAATTTCGTCACCAGTTCTGCGGGAGAGGCGTTCTTGACGGCCTGGCGCTGGTATTGCAACTGGGGATCTGTCATGGTTCTGCGCGTTTTCTCAGGGTTTCTATCAGGGTTCTGTATCCCTTATCGTCGCCGCGCGCCCCCATCTTAAGGAATAATTCCGGTCCGTTACCGTAATGCGGGCTAGCCGAGGAAATCGAGTACGTACTGGGGACTGGTATTGGCCTGGGCCAGGGCGGAGGTGGCCGTCTTCTGCAGGATCTGCAGCTTCACGGACTCGCTCTGGATCCTAGCGAAGTCGGCGTCCTGGATGCGGCTGCGGGCCGCGGAGTTGGCTGCGATGGCCTGGGTCAGGTTTTCCTGGCGGATGGAGAGGGACCGCTGGTCGATGCCCAGCTGGTTGATGGTGCCGGCGAGGGTGTTCATGGCCGTATCCACGTCGTCCAGGAAGGTGCCGAAGGTGCCCTGCGTGGCGTCGGTCAGCGTGATGCCGGTGGTGTCGCTGGCCGCGCTGATCGCTGCGCTGGTGTCCGAAAAGAAATCGTCGGCGCGCGAAGATGCGATGCTTACCGCTTTCGTGCTGGAGGTTCCCTCGCCCACCTGGAAGGTAAAGCTGGCGCCGTCCATCAGGGCCGTGCCCTGGAAAGAGGTCTGGTCGGCAATTTCGTTAATCTCCTGGCTGAGCGCCTCTATCTGGTCCTTGATATGACCCCGCTCGGTGGCGCCCAGGGAATCGTTGGCGGCCTGGACGGACAGGGACTTCATCTCCACCATGATGTCCGAGATGGAGTTGAAACCTGATTCGGCTATGTCCAGCATGGACTTGGCGTCGCCAGTGTTGCGCTGCGCCTGCTCCAGGCCTGAGATACGGCTGGAAAGCTTGGCCGCGATGGAGAACCCTGCTGCGTCGTCCTCAGCCCGGTTGATCCGGAGGCCGGTGGAGAGCATATACTGGTAGCGGGCCAGCCGGCTGTTGATCTTGTTGAGGGAATACTGTGAGGAGAGAGCCTGCAGGTTGGTATTCACACGGTTGAAATTACCAAATGACATGGTGTCCGTCGTTCGTTAAGGGTAATACAACCCCCACCCGTAACCCTATGGGACCGGGGGGCGGTTGCCTTGTAATACTACCTCTTGCGCCGGAGCGGATGTGCCGTCAGGACTTCTGCTGAATCATATCTCCTTTATCGTCCTGTTTGCCCAAAGCTTAAACGGCGCCGGTTTCGTAGTCCCTGCAACCGGATATTCAAGCCCATAAAAAAAGGGAGCGGGGGTCACCCGCTCCCTTATCAGGTACCCTGATAGAGCCCTGAACCCTAGCCTAGGAACCCGAGTACCGCTTGGGGACTCGTGTTGGCTTGGGCCAGCGCAGAGGTAGCCGTCTGTTGCATAATTTGCAGTTTGACCGATTCGCTCTGAACCTTGGCGAAGTCGGCGTCCTGGATGCGGCTTCGGG is a genomic window containing:
- the fliD gene encoding flagellar filament capping protein FliD, which produces MISTSALTSQTNPYESTIRQLLQLEGQKKLQLQQDKSAVTKKQTALSDIDSKLSSLNSLMESFADPTGDTFSPLTGSSSNDNAVSVVSAGGIDNPGSYNIEISQLAKQDLVTSDAFSDGGSELAGSGSGSFELTVGTGGPITINVDTTGLTNDEVLQAVADEVEAQAGEQVDASVYAIGDGTSRLSFKSLETGEASRLSIANASGDLTGINLANEYTTDELNAKFTVDNIDFERSSNLVNDVVNGLTFELNQTTTAIEEINVSRDTEAAVKKVEEFVTKFNEVNSIIRNKTFLNGETGDRGVLQDERAIRNLSLSLRQEALLPVDSLNGSDISSLSDIGIDFQQDGTMEIADMEKLKDTLATKPSQVGDLFSADTDGIATVLNQTIEAYITGTDSIFSGIEESFDRKIDRFDDRIAAEDDYLIRKEEQLRDEFARLNQAITRGQYQYNQVLNFQSKLGLGG
- a CDS encoding flagellar export chaperone FliS, whose protein sequence is MTDPQLQYQRQAVKNASPAELVTKLYDFAIQACYKEDEERLHQVLAALIKSLNFDYEISGNLYGLYEYCQRMSREQKFEEIRELLEPVREAWVEGVVKNREQVNTPNGNGFLV
- a CDS encoding flagellin, yielding MSFGNFNRVNTNLQALSSQYSLNKINSRLARYQYMLSTGLRINRAEDDAAGFSIAAKLSSRISGLEQAQRNTGDAKSMLDIAESGFNSISDIMVEMKSLSVQAANDSLGATERGHIKDQIEALSQEINEIADQTSFQGTALMDGASFTFQVGEGTSSTKAVSIASSRADDFFSDTSAAISAASDTTGITLTDATQGTFGTFLDDVDTAMNTLAGTINQLGIDQRSLSIRQENLTQAIAANSAARSRIQDADFARIQSESVKLQILQKTATSALAQANTSPQYVLDFLG